The following are from one region of the Paramagnetospirillum magnetotacticum MS-1 genome:
- a CDS encoding OmpA family protein has protein sequence MRSFKSLLAAAVVVGALAPVAAQAQWYVGLDAGAQLLQDSKNSGVAGLKSESDVGWLTQGVVGYAFGQWRAEGELSYRSSGVSKVGGATGSGDTSALAPMFNGVYEFLPQSKWHPFVGLGIGAARLDNGTVKKNGANAYSGDDWQFAYQGFAGVGYDLTSNVELKAQYRYFSTLNYESKAATTNTKLDSEYRDHGLMLGFVYKFNAPKAAPAPAPAPVAAPAPVPAPKPVAQAQKNYIVFFDFDKAQITPEAARVLQQAAGAAKTAGAARIDLSAHTDLSGSAKYNQALSEKRGAAVKAQLEQLGIPASQIVVVAKGKSSPMVPTPDGVREPQNRRVEIVLP, from the coding sequence ATGCGCAGCTTTAAATCCCTCCTTGCCGCGGCCGTCGTCGTCGGCGCCCTGGCCCCCGTCGCCGCCCAGGCTCAGTGGTATGTCGGCCTCGATGCTGGCGCCCAGCTCCTGCAGGATTCCAAGAACAGCGGCGTCGCCGGTCTCAAGTCCGAGTCCGATGTGGGCTGGCTGACCCAGGGCGTGGTCGGTTACGCATTCGGCCAATGGCGCGCGGAAGGCGAGCTGTCCTACCGCTCCAGCGGCGTGTCCAAGGTTGGCGGCGCCACCGGCAGCGGCGATACCTCCGCCCTGGCTCCCATGTTCAACGGCGTGTACGAGTTCCTGCCCCAGTCCAAGTGGCATCCCTTCGTCGGCCTGGGTATCGGTGCCGCCCGCCTGGACAACGGCACCGTCAAGAAGAACGGCGCCAACGCCTATAGCGGCGACGATTGGCAGTTCGCCTATCAGGGCTTTGCCGGCGTGGGCTATGACCTCACCAGCAATGTCGAGCTGAAGGCCCAGTACCGCTACTTCTCGACCCTGAACTACGAGTCCAAGGCCGCGACCACCAACACCAAGCTGGATTCCGAGTATCGGGATCACGGCCTGATGCTGGGCTTCGTCTACAAGTTCAACGCGCCCAAGGCCGCCCCGGCCCCGGCTCCGGCCCCGGTCGCCGCCCCGGCTCCCGTGCCCGCTCCCAAGCCCGTGGCTCAGGCGCAGAAGAACTACATCGTGTTCTTCGACTTCGACAAGGCGCAGATCACCCCCGAAGCCGCCCGCGTCCTGCAGCAGGCCGCCGGTGCCGCCAAGACCGCCGGTGCCGCCCGCATCGACCTGTCGGCCCATACCGACCTGTCGGGCAGCGCCAAGTACAACCAGGCCCTGTCCGAGAAGCGCGGCGCCGCCGTCAAGGCGCAGCTCGAGCAGCTGGGCATCCCGGCCAGCCAGATCGTCGTGGTCGCCAAGGGCAAGTCCTCGCCCATGGTCCCGACCCCCGATGGCGTGCGCGAGCCGCAGAACCGCCGCGTGGAGATCGTCCTGCCCTAA
- the fliP gene encoding flagellar type III secretion system pore protein FliP (The bacterial flagellar biogenesis protein FliP forms a type III secretion system (T3SS)-type pore required for flagellar assembly.) — MSRLASRPRMILAAAIGLGTALLAGPVLAQSLNIDLGGPQASATSRIIQLIALTTVLSVAPSILVMITSFTRFVVVLGFLRQALGTQQSPPNTVMVSLAMFLTAFVMTPTFEKAWTDGIQPVMDGHLDEIEGFERAIKPFHAFMSKHVRAQDLKLFMDMSRAKEVEKAEDVPLRALIPAFMISELRRAFEIGFLIFLPFLIIDMVIASVLMSMGMMMIPPAMISLPFKLIFFVMVDGWYLVVGSLVQSYG; from the coding sequence ATGAGCCGTCTTGCGTCGCGCCCGCGGATGATCCTGGCCGCAGCCATCGGCCTGGGGACGGCCCTGCTGGCCGGTCCGGTCCTGGCTCAGTCCCTGAACATCGACTTAGGCGGGCCGCAGGCCAGCGCCACCTCGCGCATCATCCAACTGATCGCGCTGACCACCGTTTTGTCGGTGGCGCCAAGCATCCTGGTGATGATCACCTCGTTCACCCGCTTCGTGGTGGTGCTGGGCTTTTTGCGCCAAGCGCTGGGCACCCAGCAAAGTCCGCCCAACACGGTGATGGTCAGCCTGGCCATGTTCCTCACCGCCTTCGTCATGACGCCCACCTTCGAGAAGGCCTGGACCGACGGCATCCAGCCGGTGATGGATGGCCACCTGGACGAGATCGAGGGGTTCGAGCGCGCCATCAAGCCCTTCCACGCCTTCATGAGCAAGCATGTGCGCGCCCAGGACCTCAAGCTGTTCATGGACATGTCGCGCGCCAAGGAAGTGGAGAAGGCCGAGGACGTTCCCTTGAGAGCCCTGATCCCCGCCTTCATGATCAGCGAATTGCGCCGCGCCTTCGAGATCGGCTTTCTGATCTTCCTGCCCTTCCTGATCATCGACATGGTCATCGCCTCGGTGCTGATGAGCATGGGCATGATGATGATTCCACCCGCCATGATCTCGCTGCCGTTCAAGCTGATCTTCTTCGTTATGGTCGATGGCTGGTATCTGGTCGTAGGGTCCTTGGTGCAGAGTTACGGGTAA
- a CDS encoding phosphatidylserine decarboxylase — protein MVQAQQISLTKYLWFPINREGWPFVGLFALGALLLGQIWAPLGWAGALLTCWCAWFFRDPDRVTPTRDGLVISPADGVVQMVGMVAPPPELEMGEEPRMRISVFMSVFSVHINRCPVDGTIVKCSYRPGQFLDASLDKASADNERMSVRMSRADGREIAFVQIAGLVARRIKCDLKDGQAVRAGQRFGLIRFGSRVDVYLPAGVSPLVSLGQSIIAGETVLADLDSTEGARQGEIR, from the coding sequence ATGGTGCAGGCGCAGCAGATTTCCTTGACCAAGTATCTTTGGTTTCCCATCAACCGCGAAGGCTGGCCGTTTGTCGGACTCTTCGCGCTGGGAGCCCTGCTGCTGGGCCAGATCTGGGCGCCGCTGGGATGGGCGGGGGCGCTGCTCACCTGCTGGTGCGCATGGTTCTTCCGCGATCCCGACCGCGTCACGCCCACCCGTGACGGCCTGGTGATCAGCCCCGCCGACGGCGTGGTGCAGATGGTGGGCATGGTCGCCCCGCCTCCCGAACTGGAGATGGGCGAGGAACCCCGCATGCGCATCTCGGTGTTCATGAGCGTGTTCTCGGTGCATATCAACCGCTGCCCGGTGGACGGCACCATCGTCAAATGCTCGTACCGGCCGGGCCAGTTCCTCGACGCCTCCCTGGACAAGGCCAGCGCCGACAACGAACGCATGAGCGTGCGCATGAGCCGCGCCGATGGCCGCGAAATCGCCTTCGTGCAGATTGCCGGTCTGGTGGCGCGGCGCATCAAATGCGATCTCAAGGACGGGCAGGCGGTGCGCGCCGGTCAGCGTTTCGGCCTGATCCGTTTCGGCTCTCGCGTCGACGTCTATCTGCCAGCGGGCGTCTCGCCCCTGGTCAGCCTGGGCCAGAGCATCATCGCCGGTGAGACCGTGCTGGCCGATCTTGACTCCACGGAAGGCGCCCGCCAGGGAGAAATCCGCTGA
- a CDS encoding flagellar hook-basal body complex protein FliE, with the protein MTSRLTDAISAYKSAANPFESVGKTSETEGNGTDFASVLKDAAKVAVGDAKSAEKASMSAIAGKADIREVVAAVANAEMTLETVVNVRDKVINAYNEILRMPI; encoded by the coding sequence ATGACCTCCCGCCTCACCGACGCCATCTCCGCCTACAAGTCCGCCGCCAATCCCTTCGAATCGGTGGGCAAGACCAGTGAGACCGAGGGCAATGGCACCGACTTCGCCAGCGTGCTGAAGGACGCCGCCAAGGTGGCGGTGGGCGATGCCAAATCGGCGGAAAAGGCCTCCATGTCCGCCATCGCCGGCAAGGCCGATATCCGCGAAGTGGTGGCCGCCGTGGCCAATGCGGAAATGACCCTGGAAACCGTGGTCAATGTCCGCGACAAGGTGATCAACGCCTATAACGAAATCCTGCGCATGCCCATCTGA
- the flgB gene encoding flagellar basal body rod protein FlgB has protein sequence MYDDLGIFKMAKAQMDWIAQRQEVLAGNIANANTPRYLPKDLKDLDFKQVLAGTTEPEVGAATTNAKHIVPEVTPSPFKAVTQRRTYESTPDGNAVILEEQMAKLGDANSKYNAAAALFQKYQKMIKTASGSR, from the coding sequence ATGTACGACGATCTCGGCATTTTCAAGATGGCCAAGGCCCAAATGGACTGGATCGCCCAGCGCCAGGAAGTGCTGGCTGGCAACATCGCCAATGCCAATACGCCGCGCTACCTGCCCAAGGACCTGAAGGACCTGGACTTCAAGCAGGTTCTGGCTGGAACCACCGAACCCGAAGTGGGCGCCGCCACCACCAATGCCAAGCATATCGTGCCCGAGGTGACGCCCAGCCCCTTCAAGGCGGTCACCCAGCGCCGGACCTACGAATCCACACCCGACGGCAACGCCGTCATTCTGGAAGAGCAGATGGCCAAGCTGGGCGATGCCAATTCCAAGTACAACGCCGCCGCCGCGCTGTTCCAGAAGTACCAGAAGATGATCAAAACCGCCTCGGGCAGCCGGTAA
- a CDS encoding FliO/MopB family protein, with amino-acid sequence MDSAQYLRFILSLVAVLGLIFGVMWVVRRRLPGMMAGKAGAPGRRLGIVESLTLDVKHRLVLVRRDDREHLLVLGGAEPVVVEADCPRAAFALSAPEVAWPGNTKPETGV; translated from the coding sequence ATGGATTCTGCCCAATATCTGCGCTTCATCCTGTCGCTGGTGGCAGTGCTGGGACTGATCTTCGGCGTGATGTGGGTGGTTCGCCGCCGCCTGCCGGGCATGATGGCGGGAAAGGCCGGTGCCCCCGGGCGGCGACTCGGCATCGTGGAATCCTTGACCTTGGACGTGAAACATCGTTTGGTCCTGGTGCGCCGCGACGACCGCGAACATCTGCTGGTCCTGGGCGGCGCAGAGCCCGTGGTGGTGGAGGCCGATTGCCCCCGCGCCGCCTTCGCCCTGTCCGCCCCCGAGGTCGCCTGGCCCGGGAACACCAAGCCGGAGACCGGAGTATGA
- a CDS encoding LysM peptidoglycan-binding domain-containing protein: MNRPKLVALIGLAVAVIAIVLAMLNLRDETKEIEAQIPPPASTAVPAATADSGEPSFDVVRIDAGGDAVIAGRAKPGARITVVDGGQELGQVTADGRGEWVFLPPGPLSPGSRELKLRALNPDGSQSESSETVVLVVPPRGQGTALAIKSGRDGSSRILQGPNAATAPGGLSLDIIDHDDKGRMTVSGRAPAGAKVILYMDNRLLGRASADAEGNWRVTASLVPGKGSHLLRADQVDGKGKVIARVETSWSRGDEVPPKGGSTVTVLQGNSLWRIARRLYGQGMAYTVIFEANRDHIKNPDLIYPGQVFNAPEK, translated from the coding sequence TTGAACCGGCCTAAGCTTGTCGCCCTCATCGGGCTTGCCGTTGCCGTGATCGCCATCGTTCTCGCCATGCTCAATCTGCGTGACGAAACGAAGGAGATTGAGGCGCAGATTCCTCCCCCGGCCAGCACGGCAGTCCCGGCCGCCACGGCCGATTCGGGCGAGCCGTCCTTTGACGTGGTGCGCATCGATGCCGGTGGCGACGCCGTCATCGCCGGGCGGGCCAAGCCGGGTGCCAGGATCACCGTCGTCGATGGCGGTCAGGAATTGGGCCAGGTCACCGCCGATGGGCGGGGCGAATGGGTTTTCCTGCCTCCCGGCCCGCTTTCCCCCGGCTCGCGCGAGCTGAAGCTGAGAGCCCTCAACCCGGACGGCAGCCAGTCCGAATCCAGCGAGACCGTGGTGCTGGTCGTGCCGCCGCGCGGCCAGGGAACCGCCCTGGCCATCAAGTCGGGCCGCGACGGCTCCAGCCGCATTCTGCAAGGACCGAATGCCGCCACCGCTCCGGGCGGATTGTCGCTGGACATCATTGACCATGACGACAAGGGACGTATGACGGTCTCGGGCCGGGCGCCCGCTGGGGCCAAGGTCATCCTCTATATGGATAATCGCCTGCTGGGCCGGGCCTCGGCCGATGCCGAGGGCAACTGGCGGGTGACCGCCTCCCTGGTGCCGGGCAAGGGCAGCCATCTGCTGCGCGCCGATCAGGTGGACGGCAAGGGCAAGGTCATCGCGAGGGTGGAGACCTCCTGGTCCAGAGGCGACGAGGTGCCGCCCAAGGGAGGCTCGACCGTGACCGTGCTGCAGGGCAATTCCCTTTGGCGCATCGCCCGGCGGCTTTATGGCCAGGGCATGGCCTATACGGTGATCTTCGAGGCCAACCGCGATCACATCAAGAACCCCGACCTCATCTATCCCGGTCAGGTGTTCAACGCCCCGGAGAAGTGA
- the pssA gene encoding CDP-diacylglycerol--serine O-phosphatidyltransferase: MFRPKRPPRIRGLSINKLIPNILTLLALCAGLTSIRFAVHGMWKEAVISTVLAAILDGLDGRVARLLQGTSKFGAELDSLSDFVSFGVAPAMVLYFWTMQGAGGFGWALVLLFSVCCALRLARFNTMIGEPDLPPYAYNFFTGVPAPAAAGLVLLPMVFTIQFGGGFFDQPAVVAVFLLGVSFLMVSKIPTFSGKKVRVPHRWVLPILLIIGLAAAFMVTEPWLTLSLLGVLYLGMIPLSLRSFRRLKAQAEVPAPDEAPIPSA, translated from the coding sequence ATGTTCCGCCCCAAGCGTCCGCCCCGTATCCGGGGGTTGTCGATCAACAAGCTGATCCCCAACATCCTGACGCTGCTGGCGCTGTGCGCTGGCCTCACCTCCATCCGCTTCGCCGTACACGGCATGTGGAAGGAGGCGGTGATCTCCACCGTTCTGGCCGCCATTCTGGACGGGTTGGACGGGCGGGTGGCGCGGCTGCTTCAAGGCACCTCCAAGTTCGGCGCCGAACTGGATTCCCTTTCCGATTTCGTCAGCTTCGGCGTGGCGCCCGCCATGGTGCTGTATTTTTGGACCATGCAAGGCGCCGGAGGATTCGGCTGGGCGCTGGTCTTGCTGTTCTCGGTGTGCTGCGCGCTGCGTCTGGCCCGCTTCAACACCATGATCGGCGAACCCGACCTGCCGCCCTACGCCTATAACTTCTTCACCGGCGTTCCGGCTCCGGCGGCGGCCGGGCTGGTCTTGCTTCCCATGGTCTTCACCATCCAGTTCGGCGGCGGCTTCTTCGATCAGCCCGCGGTGGTCGCGGTCTTCTTGTTGGGCGTTTCCTTCCTGATGGTCAGCAAGATCCCCACCTTCTCGGGGAAAAAAGTGCGCGTGCCCCACCGTTGGGTCCTGCCCATCCTGCTGATCATTGGCCTCGCGGCGGCTTTCATGGTGACCGAGCCCTGGCTGACCCTGTCGCTGCTGGGTGTCTTGTATCTGGGGATGATCCCACTCAGCTTGCGCTCGTTCCGCCGCCTCAAGGCTCAGGCGGAAGTCCCGGCCCCGGACGAAGCGCCCATACCTTCCGCGTAG
- a CDS encoding NADP-dependent isocitrate dehydrogenase, with translation MKKIKVANPIVELDGDEMTRIIWKFIKDKLILPYLDVDLKYYDLGIEYRDKTDDKVTVEASEAIKKYGVGVKCATITPDEARVKEFNLKKMWKSPNGTIRNILDGTVFREPIICKNVPRLVPGWTKPIVIGRHAFGDQYKATDFTVPGPGKLTIKFVGTNGETIEHEVFDFPGAGVAMGMYNLDESIYGFARACLNYGRQKKWPVYLSTKNTILKAYDGRFKDIFQEVYEKEFKADYDKLGITYEHRLIDDMVASALKWSGEFVWACKNYDGDVQSDTVAQGFGSLGLMTSVLMSPDGKVVEAEAAHGTVTRHYREHQKGKETSTNPIASIFAWTRGLFYRAQFDNTPEVANFAQALEEVCVETVESGFMTKDLAILIGPGQSWLTTQQFLDKLDENLKKRMALA, from the coding sequence ATGAAGAAGATCAAAGTCGCAAACCCGATCGTCGAGCTGGACGGCGACGAGATGACCCGGATCATCTGGAAGTTCATCAAGGACAAGCTGATCCTGCCCTATCTGGATGTGGATCTGAAATACTACGATCTGGGCATCGAATACCGCGACAAGACCGACGACAAGGTGACGGTCGAGGCCTCGGAGGCCATCAAGAAGTATGGCGTCGGCGTCAAATGCGCCACCATCACCCCCGACGAGGCGCGGGTGAAGGAATTCAACCTCAAGAAGATGTGGAAGTCGCCCAACGGCACCATCCGCAACATTCTTGACGGCACCGTGTTCCGCGAGCCGATCATCTGCAAGAACGTGCCGCGCCTGGTGCCCGGCTGGACCAAGCCCATCGTCATCGGCCGCCACGCCTTCGGCGACCAGTACAAGGCCACCGACTTCACCGTCCCCGGCCCCGGCAAGCTGACCATCAAGTTCGTCGGCACCAATGGCGAGACCATCGAGCACGAAGTCTTCGACTTCCCCGGCGCGGGCGTCGCCATGGGCATGTACAATCTGGACGAGTCCATCTACGGCTTCGCCCGGGCCTGCCTGAATTATGGCCGCCAGAAGAAGTGGCCGGTTTATCTGTCGACCAAGAACACCATTCTCAAGGCCTATGACGGCCGCTTCAAGGACATCTTCCAGGAAGTCTACGAGAAGGAATTCAAGGCCGATTACGACAAGCTGGGCATCACCTACGAGCATCGCCTGATCGACGACATGGTCGCCTCGGCGCTCAAGTGGTCGGGCGAATTCGTCTGGGCTTGCAAGAATTACGACGGCGACGTGCAGTCCGATACCGTGGCCCAGGGCTTCGGCTCTCTCGGCCTGATGACCTCGGTGCTGATGAGCCCCGACGGCAAGGTGGTCGAGGCCGAGGCCGCCCACGGCACGGTGACGCGGCATTACCGCGAACACCAGAAGGGCAAGGAAACCTCCACCAACCCCATCGCGTCCATCTTCGCCTGGACGCGGGGCCTGTTCTACCGCGCCCAGTTCGACAACACCCCCGAAGTGGCCAATTTCGCCCAGGCCCTCGAGGAAGTGTGCGTGGAAACGGTGGAATCCGGCTTCATGACCAAGGACCTGGCCATCCTGATCGGCCCCGGCCAATCCTGGCTGACCACCCAGCAGTTCCTGGACAAGCTGGACGAGAACCTGAAGAAGCGCATGGCCCTGGCCTGA
- the fliQ gene encoding flagellar biosynthesis protein FliQ has translation MTEPELIDVARETIMVMLKVAAPTLLTGLVVGLIISIFQTLTQIQEQTLTFVPKMLLVFASMILFLPFMLHSLTEFWRLVMDRVVAGGG, from the coding sequence ATGACCGAGCCCGAACTCATCGATGTGGCGCGCGAGACCATCATGGTCATGCTGAAGGTGGCGGCGCCCACCCTGCTGACCGGTCTGGTGGTGGGCCTGATCATCTCCATCTTCCAGACCCTGACCCAGATTCAGGAACAGACCCTGACCTTCGTGCCGAAGATGCTCTTGGTCTTCGCCTCCATGATCTTGTTCCTGCCCTTCATGCTGCATTCGCTGACCGAGTTCTGGAGACTGGTCATGGACCGCGTCGTCGCCGGCGGCGGTTGA
- a CDS encoding EscU/YscU/HrcU family type III secretion system export apparatus switch protein, with protein MGNSDIWDEGAESERAKASAHPKRRQVAVALADDPDNPGLPTVTASGRGAVAEQILQLAFAHGVKVRTDPDLAEVLAAVEVDTVIPVEAFVAVAEILAYVYRANATMGAAPPPGGTA; from the coding sequence ATGGGCAACAGCGACATTTGGGACGAAGGGGCGGAAAGCGAGCGGGCCAAGGCTAGCGCCCACCCGAAGCGGCGTCAGGTGGCCGTGGCGCTGGCCGACGATCCGGACAATCCCGGCCTGCCCACCGTTACCGCCTCGGGCCGCGGCGCGGTAGCCGAACAGATTCTGCAACTGGCCTTCGCCCATGGGGTGAAGGTCCGCACCGATCCCGATCTGGCCGAGGTTCTGGCCGCCGTCGAAGTGGACACCGTCATTCCGGTGGAGGCCTTCGTCGCCGTGGCCGAGATTCTGGCCTATGTCTACCGCGCCAATGCGACCATGGGCGCGGCCCCACCGCCGGGAGGCACCGCATGA
- the flgC gene encoding flagellar basal body rod protein FlgC, which produces MDELSKSTTIAISGMKVQSQRLRLISENLANSDSLAQTPEGLPYRRKVMTFKNELDRATGTSLVKVDKVRADSSEFQRRYDPKHPAADRDGYVLAPNVNPLIEMMDMREAQRSYEANMNVINASRSLLSRTIDMLR; this is translated from the coding sequence ATGGACGAACTGAGCAAAAGTACAACCATCGCCATCTCCGGCATGAAGGTGCAGTCCCAGCGTCTGCGCCTGATCTCGGAGAATCTCGCCAATTCCGACTCTTTGGCCCAGACCCCCGAGGGGCTGCCTTATCGCCGCAAGGTGATGACCTTCAAGAACGAACTGGACCGCGCCACCGGCACCAGCCTGGTCAAGGTGGACAAGGTGCGCGCCGATTCGTCTGAGTTCCAGCGCCGCTACGATCCCAAGCATCCCGCCGCCGACCGCGACGGCTATGTCCTGGCCCCAAACGTCAATCCGCTGATCGAGATGATGGACATGCGCGAGGCCCAGCGCAGCTACGAGGCCAATATGAACGTCATCAACGCTTCGCGCTCGCTGTTGTCGCGCACCATCGATATGCTGCGCTAG
- a CDS encoding NADP-dependent isocitrate dehydrogenase, with translation MSTAKIIWTKVDEAPALATYSLLPIVQAFTGAAGVAVETRDISLAGRIIANFPENLTPAQRISDELAELGDLTLKPEANIIKLPNVSASVPQLKAAIKELQSQGYKIPDFPEDPKTDAEKELKARFGKVLGSAVNPVLREGNSDRRAAVSVKKFAQKNPHKMGAWAASSQSHVAHMNAGDFYGSEKSVTVAAATDVKIEFHGKDGSIHVLKAKTKLKAGEVIDTAVMSTKALRAFYAEQIEDAKSQPGLLLSLHLKATMMKVSDPIMFGHAVTVFFKDVFTKHAAAIKDLGVNVNNGFGDLIAKLDKLPAAKKAEIEADIKAAYDNGPALAMVNSDKGITNLHVPSDVIVDASMPAMIRDSGRMWGTDGKLHDTKAMIPDRCYARIYQVVMDDCKKHGAFDPKTMGSVPNVGLMAQKAEEYGSHDKTFEIAADGVVQVVDESGAVLLEQKVEAGDIFRACQTKDAPIQDWVKLAVTRARLSNTPAIFWLDKNRAHDAQIIAKVEKYLKDHDTKGLDISIKTPEEAIAVSLERIRKGQDTISVTGNVLRDYLTDLFPILELGTSAKMLSIVPLMAGGGLFETGAGGSAPKHVQQFQEEGYLRWDSLGEFLALGVSLEHLAQTFKNPKAQVLADTLDQANARILDENRSPARKVGQLDNRGSHFYLALYWAQALAAQTKDKELATRFAPLAKALSENEAKINAELIEAQGKPVDLGGYYSPDFAKTSAAMRPSATLNAALAAI, from the coding sequence ATGAGCACCGCGAAAATCATCTGGACCAAGGTTGACGAGGCGCCTGCTTTGGCGACCTATTCTTTGCTGCCCATCGTCCAGGCCTTTACCGGGGCTGCCGGAGTGGCCGTGGAAACCCGCGACATCTCGCTGGCTGGCCGCATCATCGCCAACTTCCCCGAGAACCTCACCCCCGCCCAGCGCATCAGTGACGAACTGGCCGAACTGGGCGATCTCACGCTCAAGCCCGAAGCCAATATCATCAAGCTGCCCAATGTCAGCGCCTCGGTGCCGCAGCTCAAGGCTGCCATCAAGGAATTGCAGTCCCAGGGCTACAAGATCCCCGACTTCCCCGAAGACCCCAAGACCGATGCCGAGAAGGAGCTCAAGGCCCGCTTCGGCAAAGTGCTGGGCTCGGCGGTGAACCCGGTGCTGCGCGAGGGCAATTCCGACCGCCGCGCCGCCGTGTCGGTGAAGAAGTTCGCTCAGAAGAACCCCCACAAGATGGGTGCCTGGGCCGCTTCGTCCCAGTCCCATGTGGCCCACATGAATGCGGGCGACTTCTACGGCAGCGAGAAGTCGGTCACCGTGGCCGCGGCCACCGACGTCAAGATCGAGTTCCACGGCAAGGACGGTTCGATCCATGTGCTGAAGGCCAAGACCAAGCTCAAGGCGGGCGAGGTCATCGACACCGCGGTGATGAGCACCAAGGCCCTTCGCGCCTTCTATGCCGAGCAGATCGAGGACGCCAAGTCCCAGCCGGGACTGCTGCTGTCGCTGCACCTGAAGGCGACCATGATGAAGGTCTCGGACCCCATCATGTTCGGCCACGCCGTCACCGTCTTCTTCAAGGACGTGTTCACCAAGCACGCCGCCGCCATCAAGGACCTGGGCGTCAACGTCAATAACGGCTTTGGCGATCTGATCGCCAAGCTGGACAAGCTACCCGCCGCCAAGAAGGCTGAGATCGAGGCCGACATCAAGGCCGCCTACGACAACGGCCCGGCGCTCGCCATGGTCAATTCCGACAAGGGCATCACCAATCTGCATGTGCCGTCCGACGTCATCGTCGACGCCTCCATGCCCGCCATGATCCGTGACTCGGGCCGCATGTGGGGCACCGACGGCAAGCTGCACGACACCAAGGCCATGATCCCCGATCGCTGCTATGCCCGCATCTATCAGGTGGTCATGGACGACTGCAAGAAGCACGGCGCCTTTGATCCCAAGACCATGGGCAGCGTTCCCAATGTTGGCCTGATGGCCCAGAAGGCCGAGGAATACGGCAGCCACGACAAGACCTTCGAAATCGCCGCCGACGGCGTGGTCCAGGTGGTGGATGAATCCGGCGCGGTGCTGCTGGAGCAGAAGGTCGAGGCTGGCGACATCTTCCGCGCCTGTCAGACCAAGGACGCCCCCATTCAGGATTGGGTCAAGCTGGCCGTCACCCGCGCCCGGCTGTCCAATACCCCGGCCATCTTCTGGCTGGACAAGAACCGCGCCCACGACGCCCAGATCATCGCCAAGGTGGAAAAGTACCTGAAGGACCACGACACCAAGGGTCTGGACATCTCCATCAAGACTCCGGAAGAGGCCATCGCCGTCTCGCTGGAGCGTATCCGCAAGGGCCAAGACACCATCTCGGTGACCGGCAATGTGCTGCGCGACTATCTGACCGACCTGTTCCCCATCCTGGAACTGGGCACCTCGGCCAAGATGCTGTCCATCGTTCCGCTGATGGCGGGCGGCGGCCTGTTCGAAACCGGTGCCGGCGGCTCCGCTCCTAAGCATGTGCAGCAGTTCCAGGAAGAGGGTTACCTCCGCTGGGATTCGCTGGGCGAGTTCCTGGCGCTTGGCGTGTCGCTGGAGCATCTGGCCCAGACCTTCAAGAACCCTAAGGCCCAGGTTCTGGCCGATACCCTGGATCAGGCCAATGCCCGGATCCTCGACGAGAACCGCTCTCCCGCCCGCAAGGTGGGCCAGTTGGACAATCGCGGCAGCCACTTCTATCTGGCGCTGTACTGGGCCCAGGCCCTGGCCGCCCAGACCAAGGACAAGGAGCTGGCCACCCGCTTCGCTCCCCTGGCCAAGGCGCTCTCCGAAAACGAGGCCAAGATCAACGCCGAGCTGATCGAGGCCCAGGGTAAGCCGGTGGATCTGGGCGGATATTACAGCCCCGATTTCGCCAAGACCTCGGCCGCCATGCGGCCCAGCGCCACCCTGAACGCGGCGCTCGCCGCCATCTGA